In Plasmodium vinckei vinckei genome assembly, chromosome: PVVCY_13, a single genomic region encodes these proteins:
- a CDS encoding chabaupain 1, with amino-acid sequence MSDNIGQINFTIPGIQSLDENDTYLKINHKKTIKICAYAITAIALFFIGGVFFKNQAKINALDAIDEAVLMNKEIAHLREILNKYKATINEDDEFVYQAYDNKNGDSENQLLLMLHKLLKNNANKVNTFDVNNESNKNIDPTYIFRQKLESMQDNIKYASKFFKYMKENNKKYENMDEQLQRFENFKIRYMKTQKHNEMVGKNGLTYVQKVNQYSDFSKEEFDNYFKKLLSVPMDLKSKYIVPLKKHLANTNLISVDNKSKDFPDSRDYRSKFNFLPPKDQGNCGSCWAFAAIGNFEYLYVHTRHEMPISFSEQQMVDCSTENYGCDGGNPFYAFLYMINNGVCLGDEYPYKGHEDFFCLNYRCSLLGRVHFIGDVKPNELIMALNYVGPVTIAVGASEDFVLYSGGVFDGECNPELNHSVLLVGYGQVKKSLAFEDSHSNVDSNLIKKYKENIKGDDDDDIIYYWIVRNSWGPNWGEGGYIRIKRNKAGDDGFCGVGSDVFFPIY; translated from the coding sequence ATGTCGGACAATATAGGCCAAATAAACTTTACCATACCTGGTATTCAAAGTTTGGATGAAAATGacacatatttaaaaataaatcacaagaaaactataaaaatatgtgcaTATGCAATTACAGCAattgcattattttttattggtggcgtattttttaaaaaccaAGCAAAAATAAACGCTTTAGATGCAATCGATGAAGCAGTGTTAATGAATAAAGAAATAGCACATTTAAGAGAaattttaaacaaatataaagcAACAATAAACGAAGATGATGAATTTGTATACCAAGCATAtgacaataaaaatggagaTAGTGAAAATCAATTGCTATTAATGTTACAtaaacttttaaaaaataatgctaATAAAGTAAATACCTTTGATGTTAATAAtgaatcaaataaaaatatcgaTCCTACGTACATATTTAGGCAAAAACTTGAAAGCATGCAAgataacataaaatatgcatcaaaatttttcaagtatatgaaagaaaataataaaaaatacgaAAATATGGATGAGCAATTACAAAGATTTGAAAACTTTAAAATACGTTACATGAAAACTCAAAAACACAATGAAATGGTAGGTAAAAATGGTCTTACATATGTACAAAAAGTAAACCAATATAGTGACTTTTCTAAGGAAGAATttgataattattttaaaaaattattatctgTTCCAATGGATTTGAAAAGCAAATATATAGTaccattaaaaaaacactTAGCTAATACTAATCTTATCTCCGTagataataaatcaaaagaTTTTCCAGATAGTCGAGATTATAGAAGTAAGTTTAATTTCCTTCCTCCAAAGGATCAAGGTAACTGTGGGTCTTGTTGGGCATTTGCTGCTATAGGAAATTTCGAATACCTTTATGTACACACAAGACATGAAATGCCTATAAGTTTTAGTGAACAGCAAATGGTAGATTGTTCTACTGAGAATTATGGATGTGATGGTGGTAATCCattttatgcatttttatatatgattaaTAATGGAGTATGCTTAGGCGATGAATATCCATACAAAGGCCATGAAGATTTTTTCTGTTTAAATTATAGATGTTCACTTTTAGGCAGAGTGCATTTCATTGGTGATGTAAAACCAAATGAATTAATTATGGCCTTAAATTATGTAGGACCAGTGACTATTGCTGTTGGTGCAAGCGAagattttgttttatattcgGGTGGTGTATTTGATGGAGAATGCAATCCAGAGTTAAATCATTCTGTTTTACTAGTAGGATATGGCCAAGTTAAAAAGAGCTTAGCATTTGAGGATAGTCATAGTAATGTAGATAGcaatttgataaaaaagtataagGAAAATATCAAAGGTGACGATGATgatgatataatatactaCTGGATCGTTAGAAATTCATGGGGTCCAAACTGGGGAGAAGGTGGCTATATaagaattaaaagaaataaagcGGGAGATGATGGTTTTTGTGGAGTTGGTAGTGATGTTTTCTTTCCAATTTATTAA
- a CDS encoding spindle assembly abnormal protein 4, putative gives MENDSANSDDYYDICNENWTPDTFGELEYTQSLEKNIRKQINKKESKQNVFFCSDKTKINKYGDKKLNQNDMNESGEIYQLKENVESSNFELNNSIIYENDKNDEEICILKDIYEELEKGNKDNNKSHMTISQAENDDGSINRDSCFYDDESPKKHNESFIKKIKLLNSNNESDNMNSQSNIFNMNDSDLYSWSNLAKSGDYNYDNEDNKLKTTNSKDRIFENNKKDHELYQKKKCVNFLGKHKLNKIKLNDQEKDIVNILNHNLNDKMVFYSNINESNKKLIRKDSDYNYINESINKDTNYNVNNISNTHSNNTSRINCDTSFYDKFSSYDKRNISMNESDMFIKTSQNNSAYNNSLNSSIRIFSNDKIKAYEKHDVNNVEHQLDSSNNNIDYNSEKVDPILDSQDANRNSYTKSVDNKKNNNSKIKSCKSSDGNDSTSIHVDLNDEESWNENNNEDNKKKDIKKGEKVKAAKKKKNIIPKKGIVTILKDKIIKPNKKKTNEKSSNNKKEKDQSDVLEEYKNDTRLKELNTELCNQIKKLENEQGKVKKLEYQLIAKSAEIELEREEMRNKMEDERKKMIKTIDDEKKKWLKEKKRIENEVEKQRSIIMNKRKLKNDVAILKNKIKELEEKIEADKKQHKFIVDHLKKKIEHLSIDNEKLKMELKLSDEYRTKMEKYQQNTIMKLATTAAKEKDKNATDRKKKENDINEKNTLYSGNEYIQRAIYSSDLENNRKKEKNRGKGIVTKTKNSEHKKKEKESDIKKVLNYLDQINYSDKTDNSENSNEFKKIINDQNKKIIQNELDIMYEYTSSGSDNYKNCSNTEDDYHAIKLTKKKLLNNDRKGKGEKQKNKQKITLDKLFLHEENKTKQNLDSLKKEEYINKNLQKMKFLVNENKDKLISDKRELQEDEMSLAPSEYYKNFKDRFFENCNDEKKENNPISSTPILNDNSTTTTLSTCTNNVNNMNKIKRRNKPSDNVISSFQDTNEMKIEKNINKGEYGNSSNVHSSDTSVYLLNNIYPKYIGNESMSSNSNMNKNISKHNNDNNSLKHENDSKNNPSNSNDHNLNPFGKHWDFIINFNFDELFNICENIIESIFSSSKKIKYRQAFVDGKVETLFDDGLKIIEKNKNKKIIDPTNIVIYLYPSKDYRATFPNSYTLFRFVNKGIYQVNIPDKCQLNKFPNGQIDCKYNDGHIQILFCDGRKKEILPNKEEYAILRNGVIKKLN, from the exons ATGGAAAATGATAGCGCTAATTCAGATGACTATTATGATATTTGCAACGAGAATTGGACACCCGATACATTTGGGGAATTAGAATATACCCAAagtttagaaaaaaatataagaaaacaaattaataaaaaagagtCAAAACAAAacgtatttttttgttctgataaaacaaaaataaataaatatggagataaaaaattaaatcaaAATGATATGAATGAATCTGGTGAAATTTATCAactaaaagaaaatgttgAATCCTCaaattttgaattaaataatagcattatttatgaaaatgacAAAAATGACGAAGAAATTTGTATTCTTAAAGATATTTATGAGGAACTTGAAAAGGGGAATAAagacaataataaaagtcATATGACAATTAGCCAAGctgaaaatgatgatgGATCCATTAATAGAGATAGCTGTTTCTATGACGATGAATCCcctaaaaaacataatgaaagctttatcaaaaaaataaaattactaaatagtaataatgaaTCGGATAATATGAATTCACAGTCAAACATATTCAATATGAACGATTCAGATTTATATTCGTGGAGCAATTTAGCTAAAAGTGGAgattataattatgataatgAAGACAATAAATTAAAGACAACCAATTCGAAAGATagaatatttgaaaataataaaaaagaccATGAATtgtatcaaaaaaaaaagtgtgtaaattttttggggaaacataaattaaacaaaataaaattaaatgatcAAGAAAAGGATATTGTAAACATATTAAatcataatttaaatgacaAAATGGTTTTTTATTCCAATATTAATGAATCGAATAAAAAACTTATTAGGAAAGATTCagattataattatattaatgaaagtataaataaagatacaaattataatgtaaataatatttccaaTACACACAGCAATAATACATCTCGAATTAATTGTGACACCAGTTTTTATGATAAATTTTCAAGTTATGATAAGAGAAATATAAGTATGAACGAAAGTgatatgtttataaaaactaGTCAAAATAATAGTGCCTATAATAATTCACTCAATAGTAGCATACGAATATTTAGCAACGATAAAATAAAGGCTTACGAAAAACATGATGTAAATAATGTTGAACATCAATTAGATTCATCAAATAACAATATTGATTATAATTCTGAAAAGGTAGACCCCATTTTAGACTCACAAGATGCAAATCGTAATTCATACACCAAATCGgtagataataaaaaaaataataattcaaaaattaaGTCATGTAAAAGTAGCGATGGCAATGATAGTACATCTATTCATGTTGACTTAAATGATGAGGAATCGTggaatgaaaataataatgaagataataaaaaaaaggatataaaaaaaggtgaaaaagtaaaagcagcaaaaaaaaaaaaaaatataattccaaaaaagggaatagttacaatattaaaagacaaaattatcaaaccaaataaaaaaaagactaatgaaaaaagttctaataataaaaaggaaaaagatCAATCGGATGTTTtagaagaatataaaaatgatacaaGATTAAAAGAGTTAAACACTGAATTATGTaatcaaattaaaaaacttgaaaatgaacaaggtaaagtaaaaaaattagaataTCAATTAATCGCAAAAAGTGCTGAAATAGAATTAGAGAGAGAAGAAATGCGAAACAAAATGGAAgatgaaagaaaaaaaatgatcaaAACTATAGatgacgaaaaaaaaaaatggcttaaggaaaaaaaaaggatagAAAATGAAGTAGAAAAACAACGTAGCAttataatgaataaaaggaaactaaaaaatgatgtagctatacttaaaaataaaattaaagaattagaagaaaaaattgaagcggataaaaaacaacataaatttattgtagatcatttgaaaaagaaaatagaACACTTATCTATAgacaatgaaaaattaaaaatggagTTAAAATTATCAGATGAATATAGAACTAAGATGGAGAAATATCAGCAAAATACCATAATGAAGTTAGCCACAACTGCTGCCAAggaaaaagataaaaatgcCACAGAtcgaaagaaaaaagaaaacgatataaatgaaaaaaatacactATACTCCggaaatgaatatattcaaAGAGCTATTTATTCTAGTgatttagaaaataatagaaagaaagaaaaaaacagGGGGAAAGGTATAGTGactaaaacaaaaaatagtgaacataaaaaaaaagaaaaagaaagtgACATTAAAAAGGTATTAAACTATTTAGACcaaattaattatagtGACAAAACAGATAACTCGGAAAACTCTAacgaatttaaaaaaataataaatgatcaaaataaaaaaatcatacAAAATGAGTTAGACATAATGTATGAATATACTAGCAGTGGTTCGgacaattataaaaattgttcaAACACAGAAGATGATTATCACGCTATAAAattgacaaaaaaaaaactattaaataatgatagaAAGGGAAAAGgggaaaaacaaaaaaataagcaaaaaattacattggataaattatttcttcacgaggaaaataaaacaaaacaaaatttagaTTCTCTAAAAAAggaagaatatataaataaaaatttacaaaaaatgaaattcttagttaatgaaaataaagataaattaataagtGATAAGAGAGAACTCCAAGAAGATGAAATGAGTCTTGCTCCTAGTGagtattataaaaatttcaaagaccgtttttttgaaaattgtaatgatgaaaagaaagaaaataacCCGATATCATCTACCCccattttaaatgataattcTACTACCACAACTTTAAGCACATGCACTAACAATGtgaataatatgaataaaattaaaaggaGAAATAAACCATCAGATAATGTAATAAGTTCTTTTCAAGACACAAACGAAATGAAAatagagaaaaatataaataaaggtGAATATGGAAATAGTTCTAATGTCCACAGTAGTGACACTAGTGTCTATTTActgaataatatatacccaaaatatatagggAATGAAAGTATGAGTTCAAACAGTAATATGAATAAGAATATAAGTAAgcataataatgataataatagcTTAAAACATGAAAATGATTCTAAAAATAACCCCTCTAATAGCAATGATCATAACTTAAATCCTTTTGGTAAACATTGggattttataataaattttaactttgatgaattatttaatatttgtgaaaatattattgaatccattttttcatcgtcaaaaaaaataaaatatagacaAGCTTTTGTTGATGGGAAAGTGGAAACATTATTTGATGATGgcttaaaaattattgaaaaaaacaaaaataaaaaaatcatagACCCTACTAATATAGTCATATATCTTTACCCGAGTAAAGATTATCGAGCCACCTTCCCTAATTCGTATACG CTATTCCGATTTGTTAATAAAGGGATATATCAAGTGAACATACCTGACAAATGCCAATtaaataa aTTTCCTAATGGACAAATAGATTGTAAATACAATGATGGtcatatacaaatattattttgcgATGGACGGAAAAAGGAAATTTTGCCTAACAAAGAGGAATATGCCATACTACGAAATG GTGTcataaaaaagttaaattAG
- a CDS encoding aminodeoxychorismate lyase, putative yields the protein MAILIKNNEPSLVDMTPQNFIKLGVGGVYVTMKTVCSYEYIFNFTGNMNNLYNYAINLLKSQENPNQSNTISHILENLSLEYIRKYCIQNIKKGFEFLNSLDDDIKNKHFSDNTDYMVMAAINWSIDNNIDTANKPFSILIYIKCLPKHNENVEVDIMHGERTTPNIKYSNVFEIREKLLKLKSENSNEVVLYNKDNEITEGLTSNFFCYYNGALHTAKDELVLKGTMRNQIINICERENIKIKKTSININDIDLFEFCFISSTSRNILPIKKITLFPAPTKTFEKDVKHPILIKLQEKLREDIENQKEKYVAYEC from the coding sequence ATGGCTATATTAATTAAGAATAACGAACCCTCATTGGTAGATATGACCCCccaaaattttattaaattaggGGTTGGTGGTGTTTACGTTACTATGAAGACAGTATGCTCTTATGAATACATTTTCAACTTCACTGGaaatatgaacaatttatataattatgctATTAATCTTTTAAAGAGCCAAGAAAATCCAAATCAATCAAATACTATATCTCATATTTTAGAAAATTTATCATTAGAATACATACGTAAGTATTGCAtccaaaatattaaaaagggTTTTGAATTTCTCAATTCATTAgatgatgatataaaaaataaacattttagTGATAACACTGATTATATGGTAATGGCTGCAATCAATTGGAGcattgataataatattgatacGGCGAATAAACCcttttcaattttaatatatataaagtgTTTGCCAAAACACAATGAGAATGTGGAAGTCGATATAATGCATGGTGAACGTACAACtccaaatataaaatattcaaatgtttttgaaataagagaaaaattattaaaactaAAATCAGAGAATAGTAATGAAGtggttttatataataaagacAATGAAATAACTGAAGGATTAACTTCCaactttttttgttattataatgGTGCGTTGCATACTGCTAAGGATGAACTAGTTTTAAAGGGAACCATGAGGaatcaaattataaatatatgcgaaagggaaaatattaaaataaaaaagacgtctattaatattaatgatatTGACCTTTTTGAATTTTGCTTTATTAGTTCTACAAgtagaaatattttacctattaaaaaaataacactTTTTCCTGCACCAACGAAAACATTTGAAAAGGATGTTAAACATCCAATCTTGATTAAGCTACAAGAAAAATTGAGGGAAGATATTGAAAACcaaaaggaaaaatatgTTGCATATGAATGTTAG
- a CDS encoding protein PET117, putative codes for MQYRYGKILLASSILLSVGIYYYVKESKNWDYQRRYEGVLRDLERQKSKLEKWKADNL; via the coding sequence ATGCAATATCGTTACGGGAAAATATTGTTAGCATCTTCTATCCTTTTAAGTGTTGGCATTTACTATTATGTAAAAGAGTCAAAAAATTGGGACTATCAGCGAAGATATGAAGGTGTTTTAAGGGATTTAGAAAGACAAAAATCAAAACTTGAAAAATGGAAAGCTGACAATTTATAG